A genomic window from Amia ocellicauda isolate fAmiCal2 chromosome 15, fAmiCal2.hap1, whole genome shotgun sequence includes:
- the LOC136771806 gene encoding C-type mannose receptor 2-like has product MERRVFLILLFSGLCSLSSCLARQYVFVNKPLTWTDAQRYCREKHTDLASIDNAEELDRLLNTADSTYTGRAWIGLYYLKNRWQWSLRDSNFYRVGQSEYHNWSSKEPDNSGGSENCVDMYTDGSWFDVSCTLPRPFICYQETSKDTQRYVLIDKTMNWTEAQRFCREKHTDLVSVRNQSENEEVKKAANGQTVWIGLFSDPWKWSDQRNFSFRNWYTTEPNNYAGNENCGTVCLQILVPGTWGDNPCTDSHPFFCYHENREVMKLHFLGKRGVNPNTPAVRETLLEQIKSEWLKLGLPEDTTLRWREQPDRQVFHQEEGGETLEPQC; this is encoded by the exons ATGGAGCGGAGGGTGTTTCTCATCCTGCTGTTCTCAG GGCTCTGCAGTCTCTCCTCATGTCTCGCTCGTCAGTATGTCTTTGTGAACAAACCCCTCACCTGGACTGATGCACAACGATATTGCCGAGAGAAACACACTGACCTGGCCTCCATTGATAACGCAGAAGAACTGGACAGACTGCTCAACACTGCAGACAGCACTTATACAGGGCGGGCCTGGATAGGACTGTATTATCTAAAGAATAGATGGCAGTGGTCCCTGAGAGACAGTAATTTCTACAGAGTGGGGCAGTCTGAGTATCACAACTGGTCCTCAAAGGAGCCCGATAACTCGGGTGGCAGTGAGAACTGTGTAGATATGTACACTGATGGTAGCTGGTTTGATGTTTCTTGCACATTACCCCGTCCCTTCATTTGCTATCAAG AGACCAGTAAGGACACACAGAGATACGTCCTGATTGACAAAACGATGAACTGGACAGAGGCGCAGAGATTCTgtagagagaaacacacagacttGGTCAGTGTGAGGAACCAGAGTGAGAATGAGGAGGTGAAGAAAGCAGCGAATGGGCAGACTGTGTGGATCGGTCTGTTCAGCGATCCCTGGAAGTGGTCAGACCAGAGGAACTTCTCATTCCGCAACTGGTACACAACTGAACCCAACAATTATGCAGGAAATGAGAACTGTGGTACAGTGTGCCTACAGATCCTTGTCCCCGGGACATGGGGTGATAATCCTTGCACTGATAGTCATCCTTTCTTCTGCTACCATG AGAACAGAGAAGTAATGAAGCTGCATTTCCTGGGGAAACGTGGTGTGAACCCCAACACACCTGCAGTGAGAGAGACACTCTTAGAGCAG ATCAAGAGTGAATGGCTCAAGCTCGGTCTGCCGGAGGACACCACACTGCGCTGGAGAGAGCAGCCGGACAGGCAGGTTTTCCACCAGGAGGAAGGAGGAGAGACACTGGAGCCCCAGTGCTAA
- the LOC136771805 gene encoding C-type mannose receptor 2, with amino-acid sequence MERRSFLILLFSGLCSLSSCLARQYVFVNKPLTWIDAQQYCREKHTDLASVDNAEELDRLLNAANRAYSGWAWLGLYYVKNSWQWSLVDSDFYRGGQSEYRNWSSGQPDNWGGNENCGAMFSVGNWVDAPCTTSFPFICYQETSDPTQRYVLINQAKSWTEAQRFCRVNYTDLVSVRNRSENEEVNKAAKGQNVWIGLFMDPWKWSDQRNFSFHNWYTTEPNNYAGNENCGTVCLQVYVTGTWNDLDCTSSIPFFCYHENREVMKLHFLGKRGVNPNTPAVRETLLEQIKSEWIRLGLPEDTTLRWREQADGHVFHQEEGGGETLEPQC; translated from the exons ATGGAACGGAGGTCATTTCTCATCCTGCTGTTCTCAG GGCTCTGCAGTCTCTCCTCGTGTCTTGCTCGTCAGTATGTCTTTGTGAACAAACCCCTCACCTGGATTGATGCACAACAATACTGCCGAGAGAAACACACTGACCTGGCCTCCGTTGACAATGCAGAAGAACTGGACAGACTGCTCAATGCTGCAAACAGGGCATATTCAGGGTGGGCCTGGTTAggactgtattatgtaaagaaCAGCTGGCAGTGGTCCCTGGTAGACAGTGATTTCTACAGAGGGGGGCAGTCTGAGTATCGCAACTGGTCCTCTGGGCAGCCTGATAACTGGGGTGGCAATGAGAACTGTGGAGCAATGTTCTCTGTTGGTAACTGGGTTGATGCTCCTTGCACAACAAGCTTTCCCTTCATTTGCTATCAAG AGACCAGTGACCCCACACAGAGATACGTCCTGATTAACCAAGCAAAGAGCTGGACAGAGGCGCAGAGATTCTGTAGGGTGAATTACACAGACCTGGTCAGTGTGAGGAACCGGAGTGAGAATGAGGAGGTAAACAAAGCAGCGAAGGGGCAGAATGTGTGGATCGGTTTGTTCATGGATCCCTGGAAGTGGTCAGACCAGAGGAACTTCTCATTCCACAACTGGTACACAACTGAACCCAACAATTATGCAGGAAATGAGAACTGTGGTACAGTGTGCCTACAGGTCTATGTCACTGGGACATGGAATGATCTAGATTGCACATCGAGCATCCCTTTCTTCTGTTACCATG AGAACAGAGAAGTAATGAAGCTGCATTTCCTGGGGAAACGTGGTGTGAACCCCAACACACCTGCAGTGAGAGAGACACTCTTAGAGCAG ATCAAGAGTGAATGGATCAGGCTGGGTCTGCCGGAGGACACCACACTGCGCTGGAGAGAGCAGGCGGACGGGCATGTTTTCCAccaggaggagggaggaggagagacacTGGAGCCCCAGTGCTAA